The proteins below come from a single Manduca sexta isolate Smith_Timp_Sample1 chromosome 3, JHU_Msex_v1.0, whole genome shotgun sequence genomic window:
- the LOC115443824 gene encoding growth/differentiation factor 8: KCQTRIRISHSINLYHSQCCVFLFRATGFNTDLRESPREIQKQEKHTRRHSHFKGLKVINFRFTDKVLQNELDEAVLNLHVQELDTRNTTSDPEEFFSINIQVSRVTRHNQGSKASVPYTDNTVKLSRRELKLGKWLKANVTTMVAEFCRLPRENLAIVVRVQDSRNRMSLVVPHPSSESNNALMPYIEVSLKDNSHKRTRRTVGMDCTENSKEIRCCRYPLVVNFEEFGWDWIIAPKVYNANYCSGECPYSFLQKYPHTHLVHLAAPQGSGGPCCAPRRMSSITMLYFDHDYNIIYGTIPGMVVESCGCS, encoded by the exons AAATGCCAAACGCGAATACGAATTTCGCATTCGATCAATCTTTATCATTCGCAGTGCTGTGTGTTTCTGTTTCGTGCTACTGGCTTTAATACAG aTTTACGAGAGTCTCCGAGGGAGATACAGAAACAGGAAAAAC ACACGCGGCGGCATAGTCACTTCAAAGGCTTGAAAGTTATCAACTTCCGTTTTACGGATAAGGTCCTTCAAAACGAGCTGGATGAGGCAGTGCTCAACCTTCATGTGCAAGAGCTGGACACCAGGAACACCACATCAGACCCTGAGGAGTTCTTCTCCATCAACATCCAAGTCAGCAGGGTGACGAGGCACAACCAGGGGAGTAAAGCATCTGTCCCTTACACGGATAACACCGTGAAGCTATCCAGAAGAGAGCTGAAGTTAGGCAAATGGTTGAAGGCCAACGTGACGACCATGGTCGCAGAGTTCTGCAGGCTGCCACGGGAGAATTTAGCGATAGTTGTGAGAGTACAAGACTCGAGGAATCGGATGAGTTTAGTTGTGCCGCATCCGAGCTCAGAATCAAACAATGCATTG ATGCCATACATAGAAGTAAGTCTAAAAGATAATTCGCACAAGCGAACCAGGCGTACCGTCGGCATGGACTGCACTGAGAACTCCAAGGAGATCCGCTGCTGTCGCTACCCCCTGGTGGTCAACTTCGAAGAGTTCGGCTGGGACTGGATCATAGCACCGAAGGTCTACAACGCGAACTACTGCAGCGGAGAATGCCCGTATAGCTTCTTACAGAAGTACCCTCACACACATTTGGTGCACCTGGCCGCCCCTCAGGGCAGCGGGGGGCCCTGTTGCGCCCCCAGAAGGATGAGCAGCATAACAATGTTGTATTTCGACCACGACTACAACATTATATACGGGACTATCCCGGGTATGGTGGTTGAGAGTTGCGGATGTTCATAG